The Streptomyces sp. Mut1 genome window below encodes:
- a CDS encoding electron transfer flavoprotein subunit alpha/FixB family protein: protein MAEVLVYVDHVDGAVRKPTLELLTLARRIGEPVAVALGNGAADTAAALAEHGAVRVLTADAPEFADYLVVPKVDALQAAYDAVSPAAVLLPSSAEAKEIAARLAVRIGSGIITDAVDLEAGDQGPVATQSAFAASFTTKSRVSKGVPVITVKPNSAAVEAAPAAGAVEALTVSFSEQATGTKVLSRTPRESTGRPELTEAAIVVSGGRGVNGAENFAVIEALADSLGAAVGASRAAVDAGWYPHTNQVGQTGKSVSPQLYIASGISGAIQHRAGMQTSKTIVAVNKDSEAPIFDLVDYGVVGDLFDVVPQLTEEINTRKG from the coding sequence ATGGCTGAAGTTCTCGTCTATGTCGACCACGTGGACGGTGCCGTCCGCAAGCCCACCCTGGAGCTGCTGACGCTCGCCCGCCGCATCGGTGAGCCCGTCGCCGTCGCCCTGGGCAACGGTGCCGCGGACACGGCCGCCGCGCTCGCCGAGCACGGCGCGGTCAGGGTGCTGACCGCCGACGCCCCCGAGTTCGCCGACTACCTCGTCGTGCCGAAGGTGGACGCGCTCCAGGCCGCCTACGACGCGGTGTCCCCGGCCGCCGTGCTGCTGCCCTCCTCCGCGGAGGCCAAGGAGATCGCGGCCCGCCTCGCGGTCCGTATCGGCTCCGGCATCATCACCGACGCCGTCGACCTGGAAGCCGGCGATCAGGGCCCGGTCGCCACGCAGTCCGCGTTCGCCGCCTCGTTCACCACCAAGTCCCGTGTCTCCAAGGGCGTTCCGGTCATCACGGTCAAGCCGAACTCCGCCGCGGTCGAGGCCGCTCCGGCCGCCGGTGCCGTCGAGGCCCTCACGGTCTCCTTCTCGGAGCAGGCCACCGGCACCAAGGTCCTCTCCCGCACCCCGCGCGAGTCGACGGGGCGTCCGGAGCTGACGGAGGCCGCGATCGTGGTCTCGGGCGGCCGCGGTGTCAACGGCGCGGAGAACTTCGCGGTCATCGAGGCCCTCGCCGACTCGCTCGGCGCTGCCGTAGGTGCCTCGCGCGCGGCGGTGGACGCCGGCTGGTACCCGCACACCAACCAGGTCGGCCAGACCGGCAAGTCCGTCTCGCCGCAGCTGTACATCGCCTCGGGCATCTCCGGCGCGATCCAGCACCGGGCGGGGATGCAGACCTCGAAGACGATCGTCGCGGTCAACAAGGACTCCGAGGCCCCGATCTTCGACCTCGTGGACTACGGCGTCGTCGGCGACCTCTTCGACGTCGTCCCCCAGCTGACCGAGGAGATCAACACCCGCAAGGGCTGA
- a CDS encoding excalibur calcium-binding domain-containing protein: MFVIGIGVGGAAQSSGSDAEAAAKSSPAPAVTATVTRTTAPEPAVTETVTASPKPAPTVTKTRTIEVTVAPEDPAGSADDPGSGGSGSGGGSSPYYANCTAVRTAGAAPIHRGEPGYGRHLDRDGDGVACE, translated from the coding sequence GTGTTCGTCATCGGCATCGGCGTGGGCGGCGCCGCTCAGAGCTCCGGCTCGGACGCCGAGGCGGCGGCGAAGTCGTCGCCCGCGCCGGCCGTCACCGCCACGGTGACCCGCACCACCGCGCCCGAGCCCGCGGTGACCGAGACCGTCACGGCGAGCCCGAAGCCGGCGCCCACCGTCACGAAGACCAGGACCATCGAGGTCACCGTCGCACCCGAGGACCCCGCCGGCAGCGCGGACGACCCGGGCTCGGGCGGCTCCGGCTCGGGCGGCGGCAGTTCCCCGTACTACGCGAACTGCACCGCCGTACGCACGGCCGGCGCGGCCCCCATCCACCGGGGCGAGCCCGGTTACGGCCGCCACCTCGACCGTGACGGGGACGGCGTCGCCTGCGAATAG
- a CDS encoding ROK family protein, whose translation MHTDLVAALDIGGTKIAGALVDRDGTLVVRAQRPTPARESGERVMEAVNGVLAELAASPRWGEATAVGIGSAGPVDAAGGTVSPVNVPGWRGFPLVERVGDATGGLPVTLVGDGVAITAAEHWLGAARGHDNALCMVVSTGVGGGLVLGGALHPGPSGNAGHIGHISVDLDGDPCPCGARGCVERIASGPNIARRALENGWRPGPDGDASAVAVAAAARAGDPVAVASFERAAQALAAGIAATATLVDVDIAVIGGGVAGAGDLLFAPLRSALRRYATLSFVQQLTVAPAVMGNDAGLVGAAAAALATRTGAGIPARAH comes from the coding sequence ATGCATACCGACCTCGTCGCCGCCCTCGATATCGGAGGCACCAAGATCGCCGGTGCGTTGGTGGACCGGGACGGCACGCTCGTCGTACGGGCACAGCGTCCGACGCCCGCCCGGGAGAGCGGCGAGCGGGTCATGGAGGCGGTGAACGGCGTCCTGGCCGAGCTGGCCGCCTCGCCGCGCTGGGGCGAGGCCACGGCTGTCGGCATCGGCAGCGCGGGCCCGGTGGACGCGGCCGGCGGGACGGTCAGCCCGGTCAACGTGCCCGGCTGGCGGGGCTTCCCGCTGGTGGAGCGGGTCGGCGACGCCACGGGCGGCCTTCCGGTCACGCTGGTCGGCGACGGGGTGGCCATCACCGCCGCGGAGCACTGGCTCGGCGCGGCCCGCGGCCACGACAACGCGCTGTGCATGGTCGTCTCGACCGGTGTCGGCGGGGGGCTCGTCCTCGGCGGCGCCCTCCACCCGGGCCCCAGCGGCAACGCCGGCCACATCGGGCACATCAGCGTGGACCTCGACGGCGACCCGTGCCCGTGCGGGGCGCGCGGCTGCGTCGAGCGCATAGCGAGCGGCCCCAACATCGCCCGCCGCGCGCTGGAGAACGGCTGGCGGCCCGGCCCGGACGGGGACGCGTCCGCGGTGGCCGTCGCGGCGGCGGCACGGGCGGGCGACCCGGTCGCCGTGGCCTCCTTCGAGCGCGCCGCGCAGGCGCTGGCCGCCGGGATCGCCGCGACGGCGACCCTGGTCGATGTCGACATCGCGGTGATCGGCGGCGGCGTGGCCGGCGCCGGCGATCTGCTGTTCGCGCCGCTGCGTAGCGCCCTGCGCCGGTACGCCACGCTGTCGTTCGTGCAGCAGCTGACGGTGGCGCCCGCCGTCATGGGCAACGACGCGGGGCTGGTCGGCGCGGCGGCGGCCGCCCTCGCCACGCGCACGGGCGCGGGCATACCGGCCAGGGCCCACTGA
- a CDS encoding NPCBM/NEW2 domain-containing protein has translation MRHLPSRPTRASRHRILGALTAGLLCTAGAVVPAAAHSPAPAATAGAQAANGLALTPPMGFNNWNSTHCRAEFDESMVKGIADIFVEKGLKDAGYEYVNLDDCWAVPQRDADGKLEADPVRFPNGIKAVADYVHSKGLKLGIYTSAGTRTCDSVGLPGALGHEFSDAQQFADWGVDYLKYDNCNNQGVDAKERYTTMRDALAATGRPIVYSICEWGQNKPWEWAAGLGNLWRTTGDINDSWGSMLSIMKQNLPLAAAAGPGHWNDPDMLEVGNGGMTDTEYRTHFSMWSVMAAPLLIGSDLRTATQETFDILSNEEVIAVDQDPLGRQGEVLSSDGGRWVVAKEMRDGSRVVALFNETDSAQRVSTTAAAVGLPQASAYTVRDLWEHTTRNTAGSLSATVPAHGTVLLRVAADHRWAAHPPAVELALEGSPLVQAGRTATLTTEVTDLGRTPALTVSAALTGPAGWQVKAASATGTAALPTGRALTTRWRVTPPADAPPGGYDLTITTRYRSLTGKRVASSVPVRAHVVVAPPAGGGHLSDLPQLSASNGYGPVEKDTSNGESAAGDGHPLTIGGEGFAKGLGVHAASSVEYYAGGACPTVTAQVGVDDEKGAAGTVTFEIWADGTKAASTGVLTNAMAPQSLSADVSGAQVVRLVVTDGGDGVDSDHADWADLRITC, from the coding sequence ATGCGTCATCTTCCAAGCCGTCCCACCCGCGCGAGCCGCCACAGAATCCTCGGAGCCCTCACCGCGGGCCTGTTGTGCACGGCCGGAGCCGTGGTGCCCGCCGCCGCGCACTCCCCCGCCCCCGCGGCGACGGCCGGCGCACAGGCCGCGAACGGGCTCGCCCTCACCCCGCCCATGGGGTTCAACAACTGGAACTCCACGCATTGCCGCGCCGAGTTCGACGAGTCGATGGTCAAGGGCATCGCCGACATCTTCGTCGAGAAGGGGCTCAAGGACGCCGGATACGAGTACGTCAATCTGGACGACTGCTGGGCCGTACCGCAGCGCGATGCCGACGGCAAGCTGGAAGCCGATCCGGTGCGGTTCCCCAACGGCATCAAAGCCGTCGCCGACTACGTCCACTCGAAGGGGCTCAAGCTCGGGATCTACACCAGCGCCGGTACCAGGACCTGCGACAGCGTGGGCCTCCCCGGCGCGCTCGGCCACGAGTTCAGCGACGCCCAGCAGTTCGCCGACTGGGGCGTCGACTATCTGAAGTACGACAACTGCAACAACCAGGGCGTGGACGCGAAGGAGCGCTATACGACGATGCGGGACGCGCTGGCCGCGACCGGCCGTCCGATCGTCTACAGCATCTGCGAATGGGGCCAGAACAAGCCCTGGGAGTGGGCCGCCGGACTGGGCAACCTCTGGCGCACCACGGGCGACATCAACGACAGCTGGGGCAGCATGCTGTCGATCATGAAGCAGAACCTCCCGCTCGCCGCCGCGGCCGGCCCCGGCCACTGGAACGACCCCGACATGCTGGAGGTCGGGAACGGCGGGATGACGGACACCGAGTACCGCACCCACTTCTCGATGTGGTCGGTGATGGCGGCCCCGCTGCTCATCGGCTCCGATCTGCGCACGGCCACGCAGGAGACGTTCGACATCCTCTCCAACGAGGAGGTCATCGCCGTCGACCAGGATCCGCTGGGCAGACAGGGTGAGGTGCTGTCATCGGACGGCGGACGCTGGGTCGTCGCCAAGGAGATGCGGGACGGCAGCCGGGTGGTGGCGCTGTTCAACGAGACGGACAGCGCCCAGCGCGTCTCCACGACGGCCGCCGCGGTGGGCCTGCCGCAGGCCTCCGCGTACACCGTGCGCGACCTGTGGGAGCACACCACCCGCAACACGGCGGGCAGCCTCTCGGCGACCGTGCCGGCCCATGGCACGGTGCTGCTGCGCGTGGCCGCCGACCACCGCTGGGCCGCCCATCCGCCCGCCGTGGAACTCGCCCTGGAGGGAAGCCCGTTGGTTCAGGCGGGCCGCACGGCCACGCTGACGACCGAGGTGACCGACCTGGGCCGCACGCCCGCGCTCACGGTGTCGGCCGCGCTCACCGGGCCGGCCGGCTGGCAGGTGAAGGCGGCTTCGGCGACCGGGACGGCGGCCCTGCCCACGGGCCGGGCGCTGACCACCCGCTGGCGGGTGACACCTCCGGCCGACGCGCCGCCCGGCGGCTACGACCTCACGATCACCACGCGCTACCGCTCCCTCACCGGGAAGCGGGTGGCCTCCTCCGTTCCGGTCCGTGCCCATGTGGTGGTCGCGCCCCCGGCCGGCGGCGGCCACCTCAGCGATCTGCCGCAGCTCAGCGCGTCCAACGGCTACGGGCCCGTCGAGAAGGACACCAGCAACGGGGAGAGCGCGGCGGGCGACGGTCACCCGCTGACCATCGGCGGCGAGGGGTTCGCCAAGGGGCTCGGGGTGCACGCGGCCAGCAGCGTCGAGTACTACGCGGGCGGCGCGTGCCCCACCGTGACGGCCCAGGTCGGGGTCGACGACGAGAAGGGGGCCGCGGGAACCGTGACGTTCGAGATCTGGGCGGACGGCACGAAGGCCGCGTCCACCGGGGTACTGACCAACGCGATGGCGCCCCAGTCGCTCTCGGCGGACGTGAGCGGGGCACAGGTCGTCCGCCTGGTGGTCACGGACGGAGGTGACGGCGTCGACTCCGACCACGCGGACTGGGCGGACCTGCGCATCACCTGCTGA
- a CDS encoding TlpA family protein disulfide reductase, whose product MVDGQAHADRLDAAQLGAELGERATLVQFSTAFCQPCRATRRTLAEVAGMVEGVAHVEIDAEAHLTLVRDLDISRTPTVLVLDAGGRIVRRAVGQPRTADVVAALGRAM is encoded by the coding sequence ATGGTGGACGGGCAGGCGCATGCGGACAGGCTGGACGCGGCCCAACTCGGCGCGGAACTGGGGGAGCGGGCCACTCTCGTCCAGTTCTCCACCGCCTTCTGCCAGCCCTGCCGGGCCACCCGTCGCACCCTCGCCGAGGTGGCCGGGATGGTCGAAGGGGTGGCCCATGTGGAGATCGACGCGGAGGCGCATCTCACGCTCGTACGCGACCTGGACATCAGCCGGACCCCGACCGTGCTGGTCCTCGACGCCGGCGGCCGCATCGTCCGACGGGCCGTCGGGCAGCCGCGCACCGCCGATGTCGTCGCCGCGCTCGGGCGGGCGATGTGA
- a CDS encoding NUDIX hydrolase — protein MIIWVNGAFGAGKTGAARELIDLIPNSTLYDPELTGTGLRNLLPQKKLAEVTDFQDLPIWRRLVVDTAAALLAEMGGVLVVPMTLLRQEYRDEIFGGLAARRIAVRHVLLSPAETILRQRIAQRAEFPGEAEGVDPTGRWAYDRIEPYRSALDWITGDAHTIDNSALTPRETAERIAEAVRTGAAPACGIVQTPDPTAETVAAGVLLFDEHDRFLLVDPTYKPGWEFPGGVVEAGEAPAQAGIREVAEEIGIHLERVPKLLVIDWEAPDPPGYGGLRLLFDGGLLPQADAARLLLPGSELRGWRFVTEAEAATLLPPTRYERLCWALRARERSAVLNLEAGVPVG, from the coding sequence GTGATCATCTGGGTCAACGGTGCGTTCGGCGCGGGCAAGACCGGCGCCGCGCGTGAACTGATCGATCTGATCCCGAACAGCACCTTGTACGACCCGGAACTGACCGGGACGGGGCTGCGGAATCTGCTGCCCCAGAAGAAGCTTGCCGAGGTGACCGACTTCCAGGACCTGCCGATCTGGCGGCGCCTCGTGGTGGACACAGCGGCCGCCCTGCTCGCCGAGATGGGCGGGGTGCTGGTGGTGCCGATGACGCTGCTGCGACAGGAGTACCGCGACGAGATATTCGGCGGGCTCGCCGCCCGTCGCATCGCGGTCCGCCATGTGCTGCTCTCACCTGCCGAAACGATTTTGCGTCAGCGCATCGCCCAACGGGCCGAATTCCCCGGCGAAGCGGAGGGCGTGGACCCGACCGGCCGCTGGGCGTACGACCGCATCGAGCCGTACCGCTCGGCCCTCGACTGGATCACCGGGGATGCCCACACCATCGACAACAGCGCGCTCACACCGCGCGAGACGGCGGAGCGCATCGCGGAGGCCGTACGCACCGGGGCGGCCCCGGCCTGTGGCATCGTGCAAACCCCCGACCCGACCGCGGAGACCGTCGCGGCCGGGGTGCTGCTCTTCGACGAACACGACCGGTTCCTGCTCGTCGACCCCACGTACAAACCGGGCTGGGAGTTCCCCGGCGGCGTGGTGGAGGCCGGCGAAGCCCCCGCCCAGGCCGGGATCAGGGAGGTGGCCGAGGAGATAGGCATCCACCTCGAACGGGTCCCCAAGCTGCTCGTCATCGACTGGGAAGCGCCCGATCCCCCCGGATACGGAGGGCTGCGGCTGCTCTTCGACGGCGGACTGCTGCCGCAGGCGGACGCCGCACGGCTGCTGCTGCCCGGCTCCGAACTGCGCGGCTGGCGGTTCGTCACCGAGGCGGAGGCGGCGACCCTGCTGCCGCCCACCCGTTACGAACGGCTGTGCTGGGCGCTCAGGGCCCGTGAGCGCTCAGCCGTGCTCAACCTGGAGGCGGGCGTCCCGGTCGGCTGA
- a CDS encoding MBL fold metallo-hydrolase, with protein sequence MDLVEVLPQLHMFRFPIGQAYLWRDGAELTLIDAGDVNAAPAIEEAVRGLGHDPARIARIVITHGHRDHYGAAQELAGRHGAEILAHRLDAPVIRGEEEIGEPVLLDWERPLYERALTVPPAPPTRVGTELSDGAVLPFAGGARVVHSPGHTPGSIGLHLPRHGVLFTGDCVAGVGQVMLGVFNIDRQQAMASFRRLAELDAATVCFGHGDPLTEDAAAVMRASADRDARLQVEHG encoded by the coding sequence ATGGATCTCGTCGAGGTGCTCCCCCAGCTGCACATGTTCCGCTTCCCGATCGGTCAGGCGTACCTCTGGCGCGACGGGGCGGAACTGACCCTGATCGACGCGGGCGACGTGAACGCGGCCCCGGCCATCGAGGAGGCGGTGCGCGGGCTCGGCCACGACCCCGCCCGCATCGCCCGCATCGTGATCACCCACGGCCATCGCGACCACTACGGCGCGGCCCAGGAGCTGGCCGGCCGTCACGGCGCCGAAATCCTGGCGCACCGGCTGGACGCACCGGTGATCCGGGGCGAGGAGGAGATCGGTGAACCGGTGCTCCTGGACTGGGAACGCCCGCTGTACGAGCGCGCGCTGACGGTGCCACCGGCTCCGCCGACCCGGGTCGGCACCGAGCTGTCCGACGGGGCGGTGCTGCCCTTCGCGGGCGGAGCCCGGGTGGTCCACTCCCCCGGCCACACCCCGGGGTCCATCGGTCTGCATCTGCCGCGGCACGGCGTGCTGTTCACGGGTGACTGCGTGGCCGGGGTGGGGCAGGTGATGCTCGGCGTCTTCAACATCGACCGGCAGCAGGCCATGGCCTCGTTCCGGCGGCTGGCGGAGCTGGACGCGGCCACGGTCTGCTTCGGCCACGGCGATCCGCTCACCGAGGACGCCGCTGCGGTCATGCGGGCCTCAGCCGACCGGGACGCCCGCCTCCAGGTTGAGCACGGCTGA
- a CDS encoding electron transfer flavoprotein subunit beta/FixA family protein, translated as MSLRIVVCVKYVPDATGDRHFADDLTLDREDVDGLLSELDEYAVEQALQIADAADDAEVTVLTVGPEDAKDALRKALSMGADRAVHVEDDDLHGSDVIGTSLVLAKAVEETGYDLVISGMASTDGTMGVVPALLAERLGVPQVTLLSQVSVEGGVVRGRRDGDSASEELEASLPAVVSVTDQSGEARYPSFKGIMAAKKKPVKSLDLDDLGIDADEVGLAGSWTAVDSAAERPARTAGTIVKDEGEGGKQLAGFLAGQKFI; from the coding sequence GTGAGCTTGAGGATCGTTGTCTGTGTGAAGTACGTGCCCGACGCGACCGGTGACCGGCATTTCGCCGATGACCTGACGTTGGACCGTGAGGATGTCGACGGTCTGCTGTCGGAGCTGGACGAGTACGCGGTCGAGCAGGCGTTGCAGATCGCGGACGCGGCGGACGATGCGGAGGTCACCGTGTTGACGGTGGGTCCGGAGGATGCCAAGGACGCGTTGCGCAAGGCGTTGTCGATGGGTGCGGACAGGGCGGTTCACGTCGAGGACGACGATCTGCACGGTTCGGATGTGATCGGTACGTCGCTGGTGCTGGCGAAGGCTGTCGAGGAGACGGGTTACGACCTGGTGATCTCGGGGATGGCGTCGACGGACGGGACGATGGGTGTGGTTCCGGCGCTGCTGGCGGAGCGGCTGGGTGTGCCGCAGGTGACGTTGCTGTCGCAGGTGTCGGTGGAGGGCGGTGTCGTCCGGGGCCGGCGTGATGGTGACAGTGCGTCGGAGGAGCTGGAGGCGTCGTTGCCGGCGGTGGTGTCGGTGACCGACCAGTCCGGTGAGGCCCGGTATCCGTCGTTCAAGGGGATCATGGCGGCGAAGAAGAAGCCGGTGAAGTCCCTGGACCTGGACGACCTGGGTATCGACGCGGACGAGGTGGGTCTGGCGGGTTCCTGGACCGCGGTCGACTCCGCGGCCGAGCGTCCGGCCCGCACCGCGGGCACGATCGTGAAGGACGAGGGCGAGGGCGGCAAGCAGCTGGCCGGGTTCCTTGCGGGCCAGAAGTTCATCTGA
- a CDS encoding putative leader peptide gives MLLPPRGTPLTAPPMHRHSDAMPSELLLHGRVHIDLVRTAGACCPDA, from the coding sequence ATGCTTCTCCCACCTCGTGGGACGCCCTTGACTGCACCGCCCATGCATCGTCACTCTGACGCTATGCCGTCAGAACTCCTGCTCCATGGCCGGGTGCACATCGACCTCGTCCGCACCGCCGGCGCCTGCTGTCCGGATGCCTGA
- a CDS encoding LacI family DNA-binding transcriptional regulator, with the protein MAETTRHPEPRYGNRPTMKDVAARAGVGLKTVSRVVNSEPGVTPDTERRVQEAIDALGFRRNDSARVLRKGRTASIGLVLEDLADPFYGPLSRAVEEVARAHGALLINGSSAEDPEREQELVLALCARRVDGLIVIPAADDHRYLEPEIKAGIATVFVDRPAGRIEADMVLSDSFGGAREGVAHLIAHGHRRIGFIGDQPRIHTATERLRGYHAAMADAGITVEESWVSLGSTEPDRVRAAAEKMLGGPEPVTALFSGNNRVTVTAVRVLAERERRAALVGFDDIELADLLGITVISQDAAAVGRTAAEHLFRRLDGADHTPARVELPTRLIARGSGELPPA; encoded by the coding sequence GTGGCCGAGACCACCCGTCATCCCGAGCCCCGTTACGGCAACCGGCCCACCATGAAGGACGTGGCCGCCCGAGCCGGGGTGGGCCTCAAGACGGTCTCGCGGGTGGTCAACAGCGAGCCGGGCGTCACGCCCGACACCGAGCGCCGGGTCCAGGAGGCCATCGACGCGCTGGGCTTCCGCCGCAACGACAGCGCCCGCGTGCTGCGCAAGGGCCGCACCGCCTCGATCGGCCTGGTCCTGGAGGATCTGGCGGACCCCTTCTACGGACCGCTGAGCCGCGCGGTGGAGGAGGTGGCCCGCGCGCACGGCGCCCTGCTGATCAACGGTTCGAGCGCCGAGGACCCGGAGCGGGAACAGGAGCTGGTCCTCGCCCTGTGCGCGCGCCGGGTCGACGGGCTGATCGTGATTCCGGCCGCCGACGACCACCGCTACCTGGAGCCGGAGATCAAGGCCGGGATCGCGACGGTCTTCGTGGACCGCCCGGCCGGGCGGATCGAGGCGGACATGGTGCTCTCGGACAGCTTCGGCGGCGCCCGTGAGGGCGTCGCCCATCTGATCGCGCACGGCCACCGCCGGATCGGTTTCATCGGCGACCAGCCGCGCATCCATACCGCGACCGAGCGGCTGCGCGGCTACCACGCCGCGATGGCGGACGCCGGGATAACCGTCGAGGAATCCTGGGTGTCGCTGGGCTCCACGGAGCCGGACCGGGTCCGCGCGGCCGCCGAGAAGATGCTCGGCGGCCCGGAGCCCGTGACGGCCCTCTTCTCGGGCAACAACCGGGTGACGGTGACCGCGGTCCGCGTCCTGGCGGAGCGCGAGCGGCGGGCCGCCCTGGTCGGATTCGACGACATCGAGCTGGCCGACCTGCTCGGCATCACCGTCATCTCCCAGGACGCCGCGGCCGTGGGCCGCACCGCCGCCGAGCACCTCTTCCGGCGTCTCGACGGGGCGGACCACACGCCGGCGCGCGTGGAGCTCCCGACCCGGCTGATCGCGCGGGGTTCGGGCGAGCTGCCGCCGGCCTGA
- a CDS encoding flavin reductase family protein: MTASPGLGEPRTASPDLLRSVFRRHAAGVAVITAAGDRPVGFTATSLSSVAAEPPLVSFGVGTSSSSWPVIAEAEHVGVHILGEHQRELAATFARSGADRFGPSTFWRSGPEGVPLLDGVLAWLVCRVVARVPAGDHRIVIAQVVEGDPVGGGDRPLVYHRGAFTALRD; encoded by the coding sequence ATGACGGCATCACCCGGGCTCGGCGAGCCCCGCACCGCGTCCCCGGATCTCCTGCGCTCGGTGTTCCGCCGGCATGCCGCGGGAGTCGCCGTGATCACCGCGGCCGGCGACCGTCCGGTCGGCTTCACCGCCACCTCGCTCAGCTCCGTGGCCGCCGAGCCGCCCCTCGTCTCCTTCGGCGTCGGCACCTCGTCCTCCAGCTGGCCGGTCATCGCCGAGGCCGAGCACGTCGGCGTGCACATACTCGGCGAGCACCAGCGGGAGCTGGCCGCCACCTTCGCCCGCAGCGGCGCCGACCGCTTCGGCCCGTCCACCTTTTGGCGCAGCGGCCCGGAAGGCGTTCCGCTGCTCGACGGCGTGCTGGCCTGGCTGGTCTGCCGGGTGGTGGCCCGGGTTCCGGCGGGTGACCACCGCATTGTGATAGCGCAGGTCGTCGAGGGAGATCCGGTGGGCGGCGGTGACCGGCCGCTGGTCTATCACCGGGGCGCGTTCACGGCTCTGCGAGACTGA
- a CDS encoding DUF6986 family protein yields MGQQEKVAASLAGAVSDGISASLTAVDAELARRYPGDPGTRQPVHTVYVPGDTFTAGTLRTWGDEALKALDEHAPDAAALAAVLGIPDELAGPVHDRVRAKLEREPVEDLRIDFEDGYGPRSDAEEDETAARAARLVADAYARGTAAPYMGIRMKCMEAAVRDRGIRTTDVFLTGLIRAGGLPEGLVLTLPKVTYPEQVTAFVQLLEAFEQTHGLPSGRIGFEIQIETSQSILAADGTAAVARMIDAAQGRATGLHYGTFDYSACVGVSAAYQASDHPAADHAKAVMQVAAAGTGVRVSDGSTNVLPVGPTPRVHEAWRLHYGLTRRALARAYYQGWDMHPGHLPTRYAAVYTFYREGLEQAASRLAAYVAKAGGDVMDEPATAKALSGYLLRGIDCGALDTAEVARLTGLTRADLDAFASPRRGTLTVTAP; encoded by the coding sequence ATGGGTCAGCAGGAGAAGGTGGCGGCGAGCCTCGCCGGTGCGGTCAGCGACGGGATCAGTGCCTCCCTCACGGCGGTGGACGCCGAACTCGCCCGCCGCTACCCCGGCGACCCCGGCACCCGCCAGCCCGTCCACACGGTCTACGTACCGGGCGACACCTTCACGGCCGGCACGCTGCGCACCTGGGGCGACGAAGCGCTGAAGGCGCTCGACGAGCACGCCCCCGACGCGGCCGCCCTCGCCGCGGTCCTCGGCATCCCGGACGAACTCGCCGGGCCGGTCCACGACCGGGTGCGCGCCAAGCTGGAGCGCGAGCCGGTCGAGGACCTCCGGATCGACTTCGAGGACGGCTACGGGCCCCGCTCCGACGCCGAGGAGGACGAGACGGCGGCCCGCGCGGCCCGGCTCGTCGCGGATGCGTACGCGCGGGGCACGGCGGCCCCGTACATGGGCATCCGGATGAAGTGCATGGAGGCCGCGGTGCGCGACCGCGGCATCCGCACCACGGACGTCTTCCTCACCGGCCTGATCCGGGCGGGCGGCCTGCCCGAAGGGCTCGTCCTCACTCTGCCCAAGGTGACGTACCCCGAGCAGGTCACCGCCTTCGTCCAGCTGCTCGAAGCCTTCGAGCAGACGCACGGGCTGCCGTCCGGACGCATCGGCTTCGAGATCCAGATCGAGACCAGCCAGTCCATCCTCGCCGCCGACGGCACCGCCGCCGTGGCCCGGATGATCGACGCGGCCCAGGGGCGCGCGACCGGTCTGCACTACGGAACCTTCGACTACAGCGCGTGCGTCGGCGTCAGCGCCGCCTACCAGGCGAGCGACCACCCGGCGGCCGACCACGCCAAGGCCGTCATGCAGGTGGCCGCCGCGGGCACCGGCGTCCGCGTCAGCGACGGCTCGACCAACGTCCTGCCCGTCGGCCCCACCCCCCGCGTCCACGAGGCGTGGCGGCTGCACTACGGCCTCACGCGGCGCGCCCTGGCCCGTGCCTACTACCAGGGCTGGGACATGCACCCGGGCCACCTGCCCACGCGTTACGCGGCCGTCTACACGTTCTACCGCGAGGGCCTGGAACAGGCCGCCTCCCGGCTCGCCGCGTACGTGGCCAAGGCGGGCGGTGACGTCATGGACGAGCCCGCCACCGCCAAGGCGCTCAGCGGCTATCTGCTGCGCGGTATCGACTGCGGCGCCCTGGACACCGCGGAGGTGGCCCGCCTGACCGGCCTGACCCGCGCGGACCTCGACGCCTTCGCCTCGCCCCGGCGCGGCACCCTGACGGTCACCGCGCCCTGA